The following are from one region of the Pygocentrus nattereri isolate fPygNat1 chromosome 20, fPygNat1.pri, whole genome shotgun sequence genome:
- the LOC108431757 gene encoding alveolar macrophage chemotactic factor isoform X1 produces the protein MMLSARLLLAATALCCFATTFAISMDGFATGHKCRCLTTTSEVIPTRLFRRIEILAPGPHCGNIEILVTLKSNNVVCVSPDEKWIIELIARISRNRQQKKPEVFSADQHVLK, from the exons atgatGCTCAGTGCCCGTCTGTTGCTGGCAGCCACCGCTCTCTGCTGCTTTGCCACCACGTTTG CTATTTCCATGGATGGCTTTGCTACTGGCCATAAATGCCGCTGCCTGACCACCACCTCTGAGGTCATCCCTACCCGGCTCTTCCGGAGGATCGAGATCCTGGCTCCTGGTCCACACTGCGGCAATATTGAAATCCT GGTCACCTTGAAGAGCAACAACGTAGTGTGTGTGTCCCCTGATGAGAAGTGGATCATAGAGCTCATCGCTAGAATCTCACGTAATAG ACAGCAAAAGAAGCCTGAAGTCTTCAGCGCCGACCAGCATGTCTTAAAATGA
- the LOC108431757 gene encoding interleukin-8 isoform X2, whose translation MMLSARLLLAATALCCFATTFAISMDGFATGHKCRCLTTTSEVIPTRLFRRIEILAPGPHCGNIEILVTLKSNNVVCVSPDEKWIIELIARISRNR comes from the exons atgatGCTCAGTGCCCGTCTGTTGCTGGCAGCCACCGCTCTCTGCTGCTTTGCCACCACGTTTG CTATTTCCATGGATGGCTTTGCTACTGGCCATAAATGCCGCTGCCTGACCACCACCTCTGAGGTCATCCCTACCCGGCTCTTCCGGAGGATCGAGATCCTGGCTCCTGGTCCACACTGCGGCAATATTGAAATCCT GGTCACCTTGAAGAGCAACAACGTAGTGTGTGTGTCCCCTGATGAGAAGTGGATCATAGAGCTCATCGCTAGAATCTCACGTAATAGGTAG